One Rosettibacter firmus genomic window carries:
- a CDS encoding dihydrofolate reductase, which translates to MKKIIIAAVSENFVIGKNGRIPWHNKEEIAHFRKTTTGFPVLMGRKTFESIGNPLKDRINIVITHNKFYNQQFPQVLVFDSITSALEYCEKKFEKVFIIGGESIFNQTILIADEIILSKMKFNIDGDAHFPYFELNQWELSSVEDFKDFTIYHYIKKQN; encoded by the coding sequence TTGAAAAAGATAATAATAGCGGCTGTATCAGAAAATTTTGTGATAGGTAAGAATGGTAGAATTCCCTGGCATAATAAAGAAGAAATCGCACATTTTCGTAAAACTACCACTGGATTTCCAGTTTTAATGGGAAGAAAAACTTTTGAATCGATTGGAAATCCATTAAAAGATAGAATTAATATTGTCATAACTCACAATAAATTTTATAATCAACAATTTCCACAAGTACTTGTTTTTGATTCAATTACCAGTGCTTTAGAATATTGTGAAAAAAAATTTGAAAAAGTTTTTATAATTGGTGGAGAAAGTATTTTTAATCAAACAATTTTAATAGCTGATGAAATTATATTATCGAAAATGAAATTCAATATTGATGGAGATGCACACTTTCCATATTTTGAACTAAATCAATGGGAATTAAGTTCTGTTGAAGATTTTAAAGATTTTACAATTTATCATTATATTAAAAAACAAAATTAG